A genomic stretch from Argiope bruennichi chromosome 2, qqArgBrue1.1, whole genome shotgun sequence includes:
- the LOC129962359 gene encoding KRAB-A domain-containing protein 2-like — translation MALVARECPFSILTQQGGVIEQLRTYWQELKIIHGKTRHSQSQCSIERANQEIGNMLASWMKDNKTTKQSYGLRFVEFMKSRALHSGIKQSPYKAMFGIEPRVGMTTSTLPSDIKTIEDEDELQKIFEDMNAQEQETEQA, via the exons ATGGCTCTTGTAGCAAGAGAATgtccattttcaattttaacacaGCAGGGTggag TTATAGAGCAGTTACGTACGTATTGGCAAGAACTGAAGATTATTCATGGGAAAACTCGTCACAGCCAGTCGCAGTGTTCGATTGAGAGGGCCAACCAAGAAATAGGAAATATGTTGGCTTCATGGatgaaagataataaaactaCAAAGCAGTCCTATGGTCTTCGTTTTGTCGAATTCATGAAAAGCAGAGCTCTACATTCAGGAATAAAACAATCACCATACAAAGCTATGTTTGGGATTGAACCAAGGGTTGGAATGACAACCTCAACTTTGCCATCAGATATAAAAACCATCGAAGACGAGGATGAGCTTCAAAAAATTTTCGAGGATATGAATGCACAAGAACAAGAAACTGAGCAAGCATAA